The DNA region GATCTTCAGGACTTCTTCCGTTTTTTTCCTTGCCCAGTCATCGGCCCACAAGACCGTATCAATATCCTCAGCGGCCACAGCATCGTGTACCCCGAGCACTTTCTTTATTATAACAGGTATCCCGGCAAAAGGTATAATGCCTCTTATGAATGCACCAACCGCAACCTCATTTGAGGCGTTAAGCACCGTCGGTGCGGTACCACCCATCGTGAGTGAATCATATGCAAGCCCGAGACAGGGAAACCTCTCCGTATCAGGCTTCCTGAATGTAAGTGTGCCAACCTCGTGGAGGCGGCAGTTTCTTACCACATTGTCCAGCCTGTCGGGGTAGGAGAGCGCATAGGCAATCGGTCCCTTCATATCGGGAAGGGAAAGCTGGGCAATCATTGAACCGTCCCTGAACTCGACAACGGAATGAATTACACTCTGGGGATGAATTACCACCTCTATTCTGCCGGGGTCAAGCCCGAAGAGGAAATGTGCCTCTATCACCTCCAGACCCTTGTTCATGAGGGTGGCTGAATCGATGGTGATCTTCTTTCCCATCTTCCATGTAGGATGTTTAAGGGCCTCCTCGGGTGTAACATCCCTGAGTTCATCAGCGCCCATATCATGGAATGGCCCGCCCGATGCAGTGAGTATTATCTTTTTGACATCACTTCTTCTCTGCCCCTGAAGGCACTGAAAGATCGCACTGTGTTCACTGTCCACAGGCAGTATCCTTGCACCGCAGCGCAAAACCTCCCTGTTAACAACGTTGCCCGCCATTACAAGGGTCTCTTTATTGGCAAGTCCGATGGTCTTCCCCTCATAAATCGCGGACATTGTAGG from bacterium BMS3Abin08 includes:
- the dxr gene encoding 1-deoxy-D-xylulose 5-phosphate reductoisomerase, whose translation is MKKDSPFSGAGDCKVLYGIEGIQEVAAHPDVDFVLSAISGAAGLLPTMSAIYEGKTIGLANKETLVMAGNVVNREVLRCGARILPVDSEHSAIFQCLQGQRRSDVKKIILTASGGPFHDMGADELRDVTPEEALKHPTWKMGKKITIDSATLMNKGLEVIEAHFLFGLDPGRIEVVIHPQSVIHSVVEFRDGSMIAQLSLPDMKGPIAYALSYPDRLDNVVRNCRLHEVGTLTFRKPDTERFPCLGLAYDSLTMGGTAPTVLNASNEVAVGAFIRGIIPFAGIPVIIKKVLGVHDAVAAEDIDTVLWADDWARKKTEEVLKI